The Sinomicrobium kalidii genome contains a region encoding:
- the lpdA gene encoding dihydrolipoyl dehydrogenase, whose translation MSKYDVIIVGSGPGGYVTAIRASQLGFKTAIVEKENLGGVCLNWGCIPTKALLKSAQVFEYLKHAEDYGLKIKEYDKDFNAVIKRSRNVADGMSKGVQFLMKKNKIDVINGFGKVKPGKKVEVTDDKDKKTEYQADHIIIATGARSRELPSLPQDGKKVIGYREAMNLPEQPKKMIVVGSGAIGIEFAYFYNALGTEVTVVEFMPNIVPVEDEEVSKQLERSFKKAGVKIMTSTEVTKVDTSGKGVKATVKTKKGEEVLEADIVLSAVGIKTNIENIGLEEVGIATDKDKILVNDYYQTNIPGYYAIGDVTPGQALAHVASAEGILCVEKLADMHVEPLDYGNIPGCTYCMPEVASVGLTEKQAKEKGYDIKVGKFPFSASGKAKASGNADGFVKVIFDAKYGEWLGCHMIGAGVTDMIAEAVVARKLETTGHEVLKAVHPHPTMSEAVMEAVADAYDEVIHL comes from the coding sequence ATGAGTAAATACGATGTCATAATTGTGGGCAGTGGCCCCGGAGGATATGTTACTGCCATCAGAGCCTCTCAATTAGGCTTTAAGACTGCTATTGTTGAAAAAGAAAACCTGGGAGGTGTGTGTCTTAACTGGGGGTGTATCCCTACCAAGGCATTGCTCAAAAGTGCACAGGTGTTCGAATACCTGAAACATGCCGAAGACTACGGACTCAAAATAAAGGAATATGACAAGGACTTCAATGCCGTAATAAAAAGGAGCAGAAATGTGGCCGACGGAATGAGCAAAGGTGTTCAGTTCCTGATGAAGAAAAACAAAATTGACGTGATCAACGGTTTCGGGAAAGTCAAACCCGGTAAAAAAGTTGAAGTTACAGACGACAAGGACAAGAAAACAGAATACCAGGCAGACCACATCATCATAGCTACCGGAGCACGCTCCAGGGAATTGCCGAGCCTGCCGCAGGATGGAAAAAAGGTGATCGGCTACAGGGAAGCCATGAACCTGCCCGAACAACCGAAAAAAATGATCGTGGTAGGTTCCGGGGCCATAGGAATAGAGTTTGCCTATTTCTATAATGCCTTAGGCACCGAAGTTACCGTAGTGGAATTTATGCCCAACATCGTTCCGGTAGAAGACGAAGAAGTCTCCAAACAACTGGAAAGGAGCTTTAAAAAAGCAGGTGTAAAGATCATGACCTCCACCGAAGTGACCAAGGTAGATACTTCCGGAAAAGGTGTAAAAGCTACAGTAAAAACCAAGAAAGGCGAAGAAGTTCTCGAAGCCGATATTGTACTTTCCGCCGTAGGTATCAAGACGAACATAGAAAACATCGGTCTGGAAGAAGTGGGCATTGCCACAGATAAGGACAAGATCCTTGTCAACGACTATTACCAGACCAACATCCCAGGGTATTATGCCATTGGTGACGTAACACCGGGACAGGCTCTGGCTCACGTAGCCTCTGCTGAAGGTATCCTCTGCGTAGAAAAACTGGCAGATATGCATGTGGAACCTCTCGATTACGGCAACATTCCGGGATGTACGTACTGCATGCCTGAAGTAGCATCCGTTGGCCTGACCGAAAAACAGGCCAAAGAAAAAGGATACGACATCAAAGTAGGTAAATTCCCGTTCTCCGCTTCCGGTAAAGCCAAGGCCAGCGGTAATGCAGACGGGTTTGTCAAAGTGATCTTCGACGCCAAATACGGCGAATGGCTGGGCTGTCATATGATCGGCGCCGGAGTGACCGATATGATCGCGGAAGCAGTGGTAGCCCGCAAACTGGAAACCACGGGTCACGAAGTGCTCAAGGCCGTTCACCCGCACCCCACCATGAGCGAAGCAGTGATGGAAGCGGTTGCAGATGCTTATGATGAAGTAATTCACCTCTAA
- the purB gene encoding adenylosuccinate lyase yields MQLTELNAISPIDGRYRNKTGNLAPFFSEEALIKYRVRVEIEYFIALCNLPLPQLKEFDTSLFGELRSIYTDFSAGDAKAVKEIEKTTNHDVKAVEYFIKQKFDALGLSTSKEFIHFGLTSQDINNTSIPLSLKEAVAEVYIPCLEDVTTKLKELAASWADIPMLARTHGQPASPTRLGKEVQVFVTRIEEQLNTLKNIPYAAKFGGATGNYNAHHVAYPDTDWKAFGTHFVEEMLGLHHSFPTTQIEHYDHMAALFDVLKRINTILIDLDRDIWTYISMDYFKQKIKKGEVGSSAMPHKVNPIDFENSEGNLGIANAVFEHLSAKLPISRLQRDLTDSTVLRNIGVPFGHTVIGFLSTLKGLNKLLLNKDKFAEDLENNWAVVAEAIQTILRREGYPNPYEALKGLTRTNEKINRESIAKFIDTLEVSDAVKSELKQITPANYTGI; encoded by the coding sequence ATGCAACTGACTGAACTGAACGCCATTTCCCCGATTGACGGAAGATACAGAAACAAAACCGGAAACCTGGCCCCTTTCTTTTCCGAGGAGGCCCTTATCAAATACCGGGTCCGGGTAGAAATTGAATACTTTATTGCCCTGTGCAACCTTCCCCTGCCGCAATTAAAGGAGTTTGATACTTCCCTTTTCGGAGAACTGAGAAGTATCTATACCGATTTTTCGGCCGGGGATGCAAAGGCCGTAAAAGAGATTGAAAAAACTACCAATCACGATGTCAAGGCGGTGGAATATTTCATAAAACAGAAATTTGACGCCCTCGGACTGTCCACTTCCAAGGAGTTTATACATTTTGGCCTTACTTCCCAGGATATCAACAACACTTCCATTCCGTTATCATTGAAGGAAGCGGTCGCCGAAGTATACATCCCCTGTCTTGAGGACGTAACTACCAAACTCAAAGAACTCGCAGCATCGTGGGCAGACATTCCCATGCTGGCCCGTACCCACGGACAACCCGCCTCTCCTACCCGGCTGGGCAAGGAAGTACAGGTGTTCGTTACCCGTATTGAGGAACAGCTGAACACCCTCAAAAACATCCCTTATGCAGCCAAGTTCGGCGGGGCCACGGGCAATTACAACGCCCACCACGTGGCATATCCCGATACGGACTGGAAGGCATTCGGTACTCACTTTGTTGAAGAAATGCTGGGACTGCACCACTCTTTCCCCACCACCCAGATCGAACACTACGACCACATGGCAGCGCTGTTCGACGTCCTGAAACGTATTAATACGATCTTAATCGACCTGGACAGGGATATCTGGACCTACATTTCCATGGATTATTTCAAACAAAAGATAAAGAAAGGCGAAGTAGGATCATCCGCAATGCCGCATAAGGTTAACCCTATAGACTTTGAAAATTCCGAAGGAAACCTGGGTATCGCCAACGCGGTATTTGAACATTTATCGGCTAAACTTCCGATATCCCGGTTGCAGCGGGACCTTACGGACAGCACCGTGTTGCGGAACATAGGTGTGCCTTTCGGACATACGGTAATAGGCTTTTTGTCTACCCTGAAGGGATTGAACAAATTATTACTCAACAAGGACAAGTTTGCCGAAGACCTCGAAAACAACTGGGCCGTGGTGGCCGAAGCCATACAGACCATTCTGCGAAGAGAGGGTTATCCCAACCCGTACGAAGCCCTCAAGGGACTTACCCGTACGAATGAAAAAATAAACCGGGAATCCATAGCAAAATTTATAGACACCCTGGAAGTTTCAGATGCTGTTAAAAGTGAATTGAAACAAATCACCCCGGCCAACTATACGGGAATATAA
- a CDS encoding RNA polymerase sigma factor, whose translation MKQAEFLHTVMPFKDKLFRLAKRLLVSTEEAEDAMQEVLLKLWTNKSKIATYRSVEAFAVTATKNYCLDRLRSKQAGNLKLVHSNYTDENTSLQRQLEARDSVSLMQEIMERLPEQQKIILQLRDVEQYEFEEISDMLDMNPTAVRVALSRARKTVREELIKKHNYGVG comes from the coding sequence ATGAAGCAGGCAGAGTTTTTGCATACGGTAATGCCTTTTAAGGACAAGTTGTTCCGGCTGGCCAAACGACTTCTCGTATCTACCGAAGAAGCTGAAGATGCCATGCAGGAGGTGTTGCTGAAATTGTGGACCAACAAAAGTAAAATAGCGACTTACCGGAGTGTGGAGGCCTTTGCGGTGACAGCGACCAAAAATTACTGCCTGGACCGGTTGCGCTCCAAACAGGCCGGAAACCTGAAACTAGTGCACAGCAATTATACGGACGAGAACACTTCCCTGCAACGGCAACTGGAAGCCCGGGACAGTGTATCCCTGATGCAGGAAATCATGGAGCGGCTTCCGGAACAGCAAAAAATTATTTTACAGCTCAGGGACGTGGAACAATATGAATTTGAAGAAATAAGTGACATGCTGGACATGAACCCTACCGCAGTGCGGGTAGCCCTTTCCAGGGCCAGGAAGACAGTCCGCGAAGAACTGATAAAAAAACACAATTATGGAGTTGGCTAA
- a CDS encoding DUF4252 domain-containing protein, translating to MKRRHNLWKGIVLGMLLLVMGACSNKQSLQRYYVDSVEKEGFVSLDIPSGMLNITNAELTEDQKEAYNSIKKLNVLALPVTAENRSVYEAEKAKVNSILSGENFHDLLRLSDKNKRAVLKYLGNEDAIEEVIFFGTDNDRGFALVRILGKDMNPEKMVEFIKIIEKADIDDDKLGELKGLFGE from the coding sequence ATGAAACGACGACATAATTTATGGAAGGGGATTGTATTGGGAATGCTTCTCCTGGTGATGGGAGCATGCAGCAATAAGCAAAGCCTCCAGCGATATTACGTGGACAGTGTGGAGAAAGAGGGGTTTGTAAGCCTTGATATCCCTTCGGGGATGCTCAATATTACCAATGCGGAACTTACCGAAGACCAGAAGGAAGCCTATAATTCCATAAAAAAACTGAATGTCCTGGCCCTGCCGGTAACTGCTGAAAACAGATCGGTTTACGAAGCGGAAAAAGCAAAGGTGAACAGTATACTTTCCGGAGAAAACTTTCACGACCTGCTCCGGCTGTCTGACAAAAACAAACGGGCGGTGCTGAAATACCTGGGAAATGAGGACGCCATAGAAGAGGTCATATTCTTCGGAACGGATAACGACCGTGGTTTTGCCCTTGTCCGTATCCTCGGCAAGGACATGAATCCCGAAAAGATGGTAGAATTCATCAAGATCATCGAAAAAGCCGATATTGACGATGATAAACTCGGCGAGTTAAAGGGGCTTTTCGGCGAGTAG
- a CDS encoding DUF3817 domain-containing protein translates to MLKNFRITAILEGISYLLLFLVGMPLKYIFAHTATNMVIGYIHGFLFILYVILAVLVCYRKGWNLKRFFLLFIAALLPFGTFYAEKKYLREG, encoded by the coding sequence ATGCTGAAAAATTTCAGGATCACTGCCATTCTCGAAGGCATATCCTACCTGCTCCTGTTCCTCGTGGGAATGCCGCTGAAATATATATTCGCCCATACTGCTACCAATATGGTCATCGGTTATATACATGGTTTTTTGTTTATACTTTACGTAATCCTTGCCGTCCTGGTGTGCTACAGAAAAGGCTGGAATTTAAAACGGTTTTTCCTGCTTTTTATCGCTGCACTTTTACCTTTCGGTACCTTTTACGCAGAGAAAAAGTACCTCAGGGAGGGTTAG
- a CDS encoding PQQ-dependent sugar dehydrogenase, with translation MKKTQTLGLILIMSLIACAQQKDTEIHEPENINYTVETVVDGLSVPWAMAFLPDKSMLITERSGEIIHFKNGEKIDIDNVPEVVARGQGGLLDIKLHPDYKENGWIYLSYSSPEGTENGAHTAIMRARLRENALVEKQLLYKAEPNTRKSHHFGSRFAFDKDGYLYFSIGERGERDVNPQDITRDGGKIYRLKDDGSIPADNPFTDNPNAKHAIYSYGHRNPQGMVIHPETGEVWTHEHGPRGGDEINIIKKGANYGWPVITYGINYSGTKITDETEKEGMEQPLYYWVPSIAPSGMAFVTSDIYPDWKGNLLVGALAFQYLERLVLENNKVTYREKLLTDMGRIRDVRQGPDGYIYVSVEGKGIVKIVPKQA, from the coding sequence ATGAAAAAAACACAAACACTCGGGCTTATTCTCATTATGTCGCTCATAGCCTGTGCACAGCAAAAAGACACCGAAATACACGAACCCGAAAACATAAATTATACCGTGGAAACCGTAGTTGACGGACTCAGCGTTCCATGGGCCATGGCCTTTCTTCCCGACAAAAGTATGCTGATTACGGAACGGTCAGGAGAGATCATCCACTTTAAGAACGGAGAGAAAATCGACATTGACAATGTTCCCGAAGTCGTAGCCCGGGGCCAGGGCGGATTACTGGACATTAAGCTTCATCCCGACTATAAAGAAAACGGCTGGATATACCTCTCTTACTCCTCTCCCGAAGGAACGGAAAACGGGGCCCATACCGCGATCATGAGAGCCCGGTTACGGGAAAACGCCCTGGTGGAAAAACAGCTTTTATACAAGGCCGAACCCAATACCCGTAAATCCCATCATTTCGGTTCCAGGTTTGCATTTGACAAAGACGGGTATCTTTATTTTTCAATCGGGGAACGGGGGGAACGCGACGTAAATCCGCAGGACATTACCCGTGACGGAGGAAAAATCTATCGTTTAAAAGATGACGGGAGCATCCCCGCGGATAATCCGTTTACAGACAATCCCAATGCCAAACATGCCATTTACAGTTACGGGCACCGAAATCCCCAGGGAATGGTCATACATCCCGAAACGGGGGAAGTCTGGACCCACGAACACGGTCCCAGGGGTGGCGACGAGATCAACATCATAAAAAAAGGGGCCAATTATGGATGGCCGGTGATCACTTACGGAATCAATTACAGCGGCACCAAAATCACCGATGAAACCGAAAAGGAAGGTATGGAACAACCGCTATACTACTGGGTGCCCTCTATCGCCCCCAGCGGAATGGCCTTCGTTACATCCGACATTTATCCTGACTGGAAAGGAAATCTTCTGGTCGGCGCCCTTGCCTTTCAATACCTGGAAAGGCTGGTCCTGGAAAACAATAAAGTGACCTATCGGGAAAAATTACTCACCGACATGGGGCGGATACGAGACGTAAGACAGGGGCCTGACGGATATATTTATGTCTCGGTTGAAGGAAAAGGCATCGTAAAGATTGTACCGAAACAGGCCTGA
- a CDS encoding TonB-dependent receptor plug domain-containing protein, producing the protein MKKRTITFGALSLLCAAGFAQEVQQLDEVVVADSRFELKRENSGKTVIKITAEELEKNQGKSLAEVINTKSGIEIGGSRSNAGQNLGYYIRGGANRQVLVLIDGVQVSDPSAIYNDFDLRLVDLSQVESVEIVKGAASTLYGNAAATAMINITTKKATAKLLSATFRSSVGTNQAHNDQDYDLADFSNSVAVSGTSGRVNYMAGFSQQYTDGLSAAVSGTERDPFSRFNTNVKVGYEASERFSVDVFGNYDKFKVDIDGYTDAGFADTPDQSISKQYRAGIAPKFSYTNGSVQASIAYNKIERETKSDFPSAYNANSLVADVYNKYNFNDSFYTIVGLNYIRNEAEFDRDRDFTITDPYANVVWVSGFGLNVNAGARLNNHSEYGTHFTYNLNPSFTFSLQDNSYIKALGSFSTSYIAPSLSQLYGAFGPNPDLDPEEDRTLEGGLEFGSGVWRLSALYFNRNEENRIDYLLIDPDNFIYQYCNVAGDFTVNGVEAEVSVKPVDFVQLDANYTFTENRDQVALRIPKHKVNATAGFNLCPTTFASVSYQYMDDRLDSGNIQMDSFSTFDVYLSHDILKNKMKLFANVSNIFNEDYVELAGYTTKGRNVRVGFSLVF; encoded by the coding sequence ATGAAAAAAAGAACAATTACTTTCGGTGCATTGTCACTGTTATGCGCTGCGGGCTTTGCCCAGGAAGTACAGCAACTGGACGAAGTGGTGGTCGCCGATTCCCGCTTTGAACTGAAACGTGAAAATTCCGGGAAAACGGTTATTAAGATCACGGCCGAAGAACTGGAAAAGAACCAGGGAAAGAGTCTGGCAGAGGTGATCAATACCAAAAGCGGTATTGAGATCGGGGGTAGCCGGAGTAATGCCGGACAAAATCTCGGTTATTATATCCGGGGCGGGGCCAACCGGCAGGTGCTTGTGCTCATAGATGGGGTACAGGTTTCCGACCCGTCGGCTATTTACAATGATTTCGATTTGCGGCTGGTGGACCTGAGCCAGGTGGAATCGGTAGAGATCGTTAAAGGGGCGGCAAGTACGCTTTACGGAAACGCCGCCGCTACGGCAATGATAAACATTACTACCAAAAAAGCGACAGCTAAACTCTTGTCGGCAACCTTCCGTTCGAGTGTAGGTACCAATCAGGCCCATAATGACCAGGACTATGACCTGGCTGATTTTTCCAATAGCGTGGCCGTTAGCGGAACTTCGGGCAGGGTAAATTACATGGCCGGGTTTTCCCAGCAGTACACCGACGGATTGTCCGCAGCAGTTTCGGGTACGGAAAGGGACCCTTTTTCGCGTTTTAATACCAATGTGAAAGTAGGGTATGAGGCCTCAGAGCGTTTTTCCGTGGATGTGTTTGGGAATTACGATAAGTTTAAGGTGGATATTGACGGTTATACCGATGCGGGTTTTGCGGATACGCCGGACCAAAGTATCAGTAAACAATACCGTGCGGGGATCGCTCCGAAATTCAGTTATACGAACGGAAGTGTACAGGCCAGTATAGCTTATAACAAAATAGAACGGGAAACGAAGTCTGATTTTCCCTCGGCCTATAATGCCAACAGTCTTGTGGCAGATGTATATAACAAATACAATTTTAACGACAGTTTTTATACCATCGTAGGATTGAACTATATCCGTAACGAAGCCGAATTTGACAGGGACCGGGATTTTACCATCACTGATCCGTATGCCAATGTGGTTTGGGTGTCCGGTTTCGGGTTGAATGTGAATGCGGGAGCCAGGCTGAACAACCACAGTGAATACGGTACGCATTTTACCTATAACCTGAACCCTTCCTTTACATTTTCATTACAGGATAACAGTTATATCAAGGCCCTGGGGTCATTCAGTACCTCCTATATAGCGCCGAGCCTGTCGCAACTCTACGGCGCTTTCGGTCCTAACCCGGACCTGGACCCCGAAGAAGACCGGACACTGGAAGGCGGACTGGAATTCGGTTCCGGTGTATGGCGGTTGAGCGCATTGTATTTTAACAGAAATGAGGAAAACCGGATCGATTACCTGCTTATTGACCCGGATAATTTCATATACCAGTACTGCAATGTGGCGGGAGATTTTACCGTAAACGGGGTAGAAGCCGAGGTTTCCGTAAAACCTGTGGATTTTGTGCAGCTGGATGCCAATTACACCTTTACGGAAAACCGTGACCAGGTAGCGCTGCGTATTCCCAAACATAAAGTGAACGCCACGGCCGGGTTTAACCTGTGCCCGACCACTTTCGCCTCGGTAAGCTACCAGTATATGGACGACCGCCTCGACTCGGGGAACATACAAATGGACAGCTTTTCTACTTTTGATGTGTATTTAAGCCACGACATCTTGAAGAACAAGATGAAACTCTTTGCTAACGTAAGCAATATCTTTAATGAGGATTATGTGGAGTTGGCAGGGTATACTACGAAAGGGAGGAATGTAAGAGTCGGGTTTAGTTTGGTGTTTTAG
- a CDS encoding GNAT family N-acetyltransferase: MKTIAPQLREATTEKDYETATSLFKEYAVGIGVDLEFQNFNEEIKTIKSQYSRPGGILFIAFDAEENPLGCFGIRKLDTGICELKRMYLKEEARGRGLGKRFLVKAIRTAEELGYKKMRLDTLPDMRAAIGLYKKMGFYEIRPYRFNPVPGTKYMEIMLK; encoded by the coding sequence GTGAAAACAATAGCCCCCCAACTGCGCGAAGCAACAACTGAAAAAGATTATGAAACGGCGACCTCGCTTTTCAAGGAATATGCCGTCGGGATTGGTGTGGACCTGGAATTCCAGAACTTTAATGAGGAAATAAAGACAATTAAAAGTCAATATTCGAGGCCGGGAGGCATACTTTTTATTGCCTTTGATGCTGAAGAAAATCCACTTGGCTGTTTCGGGATTCGAAAGCTCGACACCGGCATATGCGAACTCAAAAGGATGTACCTTAAAGAAGAAGCCCGGGGCAGAGGACTTGGAAAGCGGTTTTTGGTCAAAGCCATCCGGACCGCAGAAGAACTAGGATATAAAAAGATGAGACTGGATACCTTGCCCGATATGCGGGCGGCGATCGGGTTGTATAAAAAAATGGGGTTTTATGAAATAAGACCCTACAGGTTCAACCCGGTGCCCGGGACAAAATACATGGAAATTATGCTTAAATAG
- a CDS encoding outer membrane beta-barrel protein: MKKIVLLITIGFFTMSNLHAQEGEDLLKGKWLAGGAFGFSKDKNSGTETTDFSILPSVGFFLDNDLAVGLSAGYEQTKVEVDGESSKKEFYGILPYARKYWFPASKLMPFAQGDVRLGWAKDSSADNFAWGINLRPGLTYRLNDSIAFDAIIGRFGYDNEGKESDNYGFGLDLTELKLGIIVFL; the protein is encoded by the coding sequence ATGAAAAAGATTGTACTGTTAATTACCATTGGCTTCTTTACCATGTCAAACCTGCACGCACAGGAAGGAGAAGATTTACTCAAAGGTAAATGGCTTGCAGGAGGTGCTTTCGGTTTTTCCAAAGATAAGAATTCGGGAACGGAAACTACCGACTTCTCCATATTACCCTCCGTAGGTTTTTTTCTCGATAACGATCTTGCCGTAGGTTTGAGTGCCGGATACGAACAAACCAAAGTAGAGGTTGACGGAGAAAGTTCCAAAAAAGAATTTTACGGCATACTTCCCTACGCCAGGAAATACTGGTTTCCCGCCTCCAAACTGATGCCTTTTGCCCAGGGCGACGTACGACTGGGCTGGGCCAAGGACAGCAGTGCGGACAACTTTGCCTGGGGCATTAACCTGCGTCCGGGACTTACCTACAGGCTTAACGACAGTATCGCTTTTGACGCCATCATCGGGCGGTTCGGTTATGACAACGAAGGAAAGGAGTCGGACAATTACGGCTTCGGACTGGACCTTACCGAACTGAAGCTGGGTATTATCGTATTCCTTTAA
- a CDS encoding DUF4252 domain-containing protein, which yields MKKLKAFNGTFRSESHRKQERTTGLTQMTGRKWMVCMLLAVLPFLGFSQSVFDRFEAMDDVSAVVVNQNMFKLFSRIEADDPEAREFMDMVKTLKNLKVFTTENKTIAREMRSTMDEYIKDASLEELMRIKDEDSNVKFYIRPGRDEDHVSELLMFVSGLKEVEVHGKKLETVLLSLTGDIDLNKISMLTKKMNLPSELDEAGKNK from the coding sequence ATGAAAAAGTTGAAGGCATTCAATGGCACTTTCCGGTCGGAAAGCCATAGGAAACAAGAAAGAACCACAGGATTAACCCAAATGACAGGCAGGAAGTGGATGGTGTGTATGTTATTGGCCGTACTGCCTTTCCTCGGGTTCTCACAGTCCGTTTTCGACAGGTTCGAAGCGATGGACGACGTGTCGGCCGTAGTGGTTAATCAAAATATGTTCAAGCTATTCTCCAGGATAGAAGCAGATGATCCGGAGGCCCGGGAGTTCATGGACATGGTAAAGACCCTGAAAAACCTGAAAGTGTTTACGACGGAAAACAAAACCATTGCCCGTGAGATGCGGTCCACGATGGATGAGTATATCAAAGATGCTTCTTTGGAAGAGCTGATGCGGATAAAGGACGAGGATTCCAATGTGAAGTTTTATATCAGGCCGGGCCGCGATGAGGACCATGTAAGTGAGCTCCTGATGTTTGTTTCAGGGTTGAAGGAAGTGGAAGTGCACGGTAAAAAACTGGAAACCGTATTGCTGTCGCTTACCGGTGATATTGACCTGAACAAAATAAGTATGCTCACCAAAAAAATGAACCTTCCCTCCGAACTGGATGAAGCGGGAAAAAACAAATAA
- a CDS encoding S41 family peptidase → MKKLFYLFITGFIFWSCSDKDDDAFVPNPSENLEVQDFIWKGLNLWYFWQGDVEDLSDTRFSSNQEYQDFLSSYSDPAELFDHLKYYRSESDRDRFSWIEEDYNDLINSQQGIYKTNGVEFGLVQFSNSNDVFGYVRYILPDSDASTKDIHRGDIFTGVNGTTLTVNNYQDLLFGQNDSYTLNMADIENSTITPNGEEVSLIKHEYTENPVFVHTITEQGGRKIGYLMYNGFTRTFDTELNAVFGEFKSEGITDLVLDLRYNPGGSVRSALQLSSMITGQFTGELFIRQRYNDKVQSQFPDSDLEDYFPDELSDGSAINSLELNQVYVLALGSSASASELIINGLDPYINVVHIGTTTTGKNEFSVTLVDDPGNSYIYNSNRSNNINKNHTWGMQPLLGRNENADGFSDYTEGLEPDIKFQEDLEDLGVLGNANEPLLARAIQEITGISARSLEIWPEMPIHDLTDSKHFTPMKDNMYIAPEKLK, encoded by the coding sequence ATGAAAAAGCTTTTTTATCTTTTTATAACGGGCTTTATTTTTTGGAGTTGTTCAGACAAGGACGACGACGCATTTGTTCCCAACCCTTCGGAAAACCTGGAAGTGCAGGATTTTATATGGAAGGGGTTGAACCTTTGGTATTTCTGGCAGGGGGATGTTGAGGATTTAAGTGACACACGGTTTTCTTCCAATCAGGAATACCAGGACTTTTTAAGCAGTTATTCCGATCCGGCAGAACTGTTCGATCACTTAAAATACTACAGAAGTGAATCAGACAGAGACCGCTTTTCCTGGATCGAAGAAGATTATAATGATCTTATCAATTCCCAGCAAGGCATATACAAGACAAATGGTGTAGAGTTTGGTTTGGTTCAATTCTCTAACAGCAACGATGTTTTTGGTTATGTTCGGTATATCCTTCCGGACTCAGATGCATCTACAAAGGATATACACCGTGGAGATATATTTACGGGGGTAAACGGTACTACACTCACCGTTAACAATTACCAGGATTTACTGTTCGGGCAAAATGATTCATACACACTGAACATGGCCGATATTGAAAACAGTACAATAACCCCCAATGGGGAAGAAGTGTCACTTATTAAGCATGAATATACCGAAAACCCCGTATTTGTTCATACCATTACCGAACAGGGAGGGCGTAAAATCGGCTACCTGATGTATAACGGTTTTACAAGAACCTTCGACACTGAATTAAATGCTGTTTTCGGAGAATTTAAAAGTGAAGGGATCACTGATCTGGTTCTCGATCTACGATACAATCCAGGGGGTTCCGTAAGATCGGCACTTCAATTATCCAGTATGATTACCGGACAGTTTACCGGAGAGCTCTTTATCAGGCAACGGTACAACGACAAGGTACAATCTCAGTTTCCAGACAGTGACCTGGAAGATTATTTCCCGGATGAACTTTCAGACGGAAGTGCCATAAACAGTTTAGAACTTAATCAGGTATATGTATTGGCACTGGGAAGCAGCGCTTCAGCAAGCGAACTGATTATAAACGGATTAGACCCTTATATTAATGTAGTACACATCGGGACAACCACTACGGGGAAAAATGAATTTTCCGTAACCCTGGTGGATGACCCCGGCAATAGCTATATCTACAATTCAAATCGTTCAAATAATATTAATAAAAATCATACCTGGGGGATGCAACCCCTTTTAGGCAGGAATGAAAACGCCGACGGTTTTTCAGATTATACTGAAGGACTGGAACCCGACATCAAATTTCAGGAAGACTTGGAAGATCTTGGAGTGTTAGGAAACGCGAATGAACCTTTACTGGCAAGAGCCATACAGGAAATTACCGGTATTTCCGCAAGATCACTGGAAATCTGGCCTGAAATGCCAATTCATGATCTCACCGATTCCAAACATTTTACGCCTATGAAAGACAATATGTATATAGCGCCTGAAAAACTGAAATAA